In one Butyrivibrio proteoclasticus B316 genomic region, the following are encoded:
- a CDS encoding DHH family phosphoesterase, with the protein MSNKNRVKLKGKLRTYLRVFSYLGILLFLINIAVFTVDFTAGLILLAFTGLYFVVVLYINFYNRPLIMNELVSFATEYGQIQKKLLRELDLAHAVLDDTGKVVWTNQAFERIVHLERGYRKSITTLFPSITPDKFPEGYEELSYEIEYENSNYTMKIKRISLHEMAVNSDIIDAQEYEGSLIAIYLFDETALRLAIEEVDNQSLAAGLIYLDNYEEALDSVEEVRRSLLTALIDRKINKYIASCNGIAKKIEKDKYFVVMPKKSCEMLRDQKFDLLEDVKTVNIGNEMAVTLSIGIGLDGLSYAQNYEFARNAIDLALGRGGDQAVVKSNDNISYYGGKSQQIEKSTRVKARVKAHALREIISGKDTVIVMGHRIGDVDSFGSSVGIYRIAKTLDRKCHIVLNDVTTSMQPLVDLFKNNPDYEEDMIISNQQAIDMAGSNTVLVVVDVNKPSITECPELLRFCKTIVVLDHHRAGTEVIENATLSYVEPYASSACEMVSEILQYIGENVKIKNEEADSLYSGMIVDTNNFMNKTGVRTFEAAAFLRRNGADVTRVRKLFREDALEYKAKADVVSQAQVYKGKFAISVLKNDEIQSPTIIGAQAANELLNIKGVRASFICTEYQNQVYVSARSIDEVNVQVIMEKLGGGGHMSSAGCQIENVNAEQAIEIVKQTLDKMMEEGEL; encoded by the coding sequence ATGTCTAACAAGAACAGAGTTAAGCTAAAGGGGAAATTAAGGACATATCTGCGTGTCTTTTCATATCTTGGAATATTGCTATTTCTTATAAATATAGCAGTGTTTACCGTCGACTTTACAGCCGGCCTTATTTTATTGGCATTCACCGGTCTGTATTTCGTTGTGGTTCTTTATATTAATTTCTATAATAGGCCGCTCATTATGAATGAGCTTGTGAGCTTTGCTACTGAGTATGGTCAGATCCAGAAAAAGCTCTTAAGAGAGCTTGATCTTGCACATGCTGTACTTGATGATACAGGTAAGGTCGTATGGACCAACCAGGCATTTGAGCGAATTGTTCATTTGGAGCGAGGCTATAGAAAATCTATAACAACTCTTTTCCCAAGTATTACACCGGACAAGTTCCCTGAAGGATACGAGGAGCTATCCTACGAAATTGAATATGAGAACAGCAATTATACAATGAAGATCAAGAGAATTTCTCTTCATGAGATGGCTGTTAACAGCGATATTATTGATGCTCAGGAGTATGAAGGCAGCCTTATTGCGATATATCTTTTTGATGAGACAGCGCTCAGACTGGCTATAGAAGAAGTTGACAATCAGTCCCTGGCAGCCGGCCTTATTTATCTTGATAACTACGAAGAGGCCCTTGATAGTGTAGAAGAGGTCAGAAGATCTCTTTTGACAGCGCTTATCGATAGAAAAATAAATAAATATATTGCTTCCTGCAATGGTATTGCCAAGAAAATAGAGAAGGACAAGTACTTTGTCGTAATGCCCAAGAAGTCATGCGAGATGTTAAGAGATCAGAAATTTGACCTTCTTGAGGATGTTAAGACAGTTAATATTGGTAATGAGATGGCTGTGACTCTCAGTATTGGAATCGGACTTGACGGACTGTCTTATGCGCAGAATTATGAATTTGCCAGAAATGCCATAGACCTCGCTCTTGGTCGAGGTGGAGATCAGGCGGTTGTTAAGAGCAATGACAATATTTCTTATTATGGCGGTAAGAGCCAGCAGATTGAGAAGAGCACCAGAGTTAAGGCGAGAGTTAAGGCTCATGCTCTTAGAGAAATTATTTCCGGCAAGGATACAGTTATTGTAATGGGACACAGGATTGGTGATGTAGACAGCTTCGGATCATCAGTCGGTATTTACAGAATTGCCAAGACACTAGATAGAAAGTGTCATATTGTTTTAAATGATGTAACTACTTCAATGCAGCCACTTGTTGACCTGTTCAAGAATAATCCTGATTATGAAGAGGATATGATCATATCCAATCAGCAGGCTATCGACATGGCTGGCAGCAACACAGTTCTGGTAGTAGTCGATGTTAATAAGCCCAGTATTACAGAGTGCCCTGAGCTTCTCAGATTTTGTAAGACTATAGTTGTGCTCGATCATCACAGAGCTGGCACGGAAGTTATAGAGAACGCTACTCTGTCATATGTTGAGCCTTATGCTTCATCTGCCTGTGAGATGGTTTCAGAGATTCTTCAGTACATTGGTGAAAACGTCAAGATCAAGAATGAAGAGGCGGACAGCCTGTATTCAGGAATGATCGTTGATACCAATAACTTTATGAATAAGACAGGCGTGCGTACTTTTGAGGCAGCAGCGTTCCTTAGGAGAAATGGTGCAGATGTCACACGTGTTCGTAAGCTCTTTAGAGAGGATGCTCTTGAGTACAAGGCCAAGGCTGATGTTGTAAGTCAGGCTCAGGTATATAAAGGCAAATTTGCTATTTCCGTACTCAAGAACGATGAGATTCAGAGCCCGACGATCATTGGCGCTCAGGCTGCCAATGAGCTACTCAATATTAAGGGCGTAAGAGCAAGCTTTATTTGTACTGAGTACCAGAATCAGGTTTATGTAAGTGCCAGATCAATCGACGAAGTTAATGTTCAGGTCATCATGGAGAAGCTTGGTGGCGGCGGACATATGAGTTCAGCCGGTTGTCAGATAGAAAATGTGAATGCTGAACAGGCTATAGAGATAGTCAAGCAGACACTGGATAAAATGATGGAAGAAGGAGAATTATAA
- the rplI gene encoding 50S ribosomal protein L9, with the protein MQVILLEDVKTLGKKGEIVKVSDGYAKNFVIPKKLGVEATQKALNELKNQQKRDSIIAQQQLDEAKAYGEKISKETIQLTMKAGEGGRVFGSVSTKEIVTAAKQQFGFDIDKKKLQMPEPIKSFGTYEIPVKLHPQVTSTIKVCVKEQ; encoded by the coding sequence ATGCAGGTAATTTTGTTAGAAGATGTTAAGACACTTGGCAAAAAAGGAGAAATCGTCAAGGTAAGTGACGGCTATGCCAAGAACTTTGTAATTCCCAAGAAGTTGGGCGTAGAGGCAACACAGAAGGCACTCAATGAGCTTAAGAATCAGCAGAAGAGAGATTCTATCATTGCTCAGCAGCAGCTCGATGAAGCTAAGGCTTATGGTGAGAAGATCAGTAAGGAGACAATCCAGCTTACTATGAAGGCCGGAGAGGGCGGAAGAGTTTTTGGCTCAGTATCCACCAAGGAAATCGTTACAGCTGCCAAGCAGCAGTTTGGCTTTGATATCGACAAGAAGAAGCTTCAGATGCCTGAACCAATCAAGTCATTTGGAACTTATGAGATACCTGTTAAGCTTCATCCTCAGGTAACCTCTACAATTAAGGTTTGTGTAAAGGAACAGTAA
- the dnaB gene encoding replicative DNA helicase translates to MAEETLLKRVAPNSLEAEQSVVGAMLMDKDAIEIAAEIVTADDFYNRQLGVLFETMVELNREGSAVDIVTLQNRLREKNVPPNVSSVEFIGDLINAVPTSANVKYYAKIVADKSTLRKLIHVSEETINACYNDADDMEGVLNDAEKKVFQITQKRNTGDFVSIDQVVMNALNRIEIASKMKGNVTGHSTGFTDLDYNTAGFQPSDLILIAARPAMGKTAFVLNIAEHMAFHDNKCVAMFSLEMSKEQFVNRLLSMESHVDSQHIRTGNMSDMDWEKLIESADVVGSSKLIIDDTPSISIQELRSKCRKYKMEFDLQVIMIDYLQLMSGGTGRASESRQQEISEISRSLKALARELNVPVIALSQLSRAVEQRPDHRPMLSDLRESGAIEQDADMVMFLYRDDYYNKDTEKKGIAEVIIAKQRHGPIGTVELIWLPQYTKFANLEKGH, encoded by the coding sequence ATGGCAGAAGAGACGCTGTTAAAAAGGGTTGCGCCTAACAGCCTTGAAGCGGAGCAGTCAGTAGTTGGAGCTATGCTCATGGATAAAGATGCCATCGAGATTGCTGCAGAGATAGTAACTGCCGATGACTTCTACAACAGGCAGCTTGGTGTGCTCTTTGAGACAATGGTTGAACTTAATAGAGAAGGCAGCGCAGTCGATATAGTTACACTTCAGAACAGACTTCGTGAAAAGAATGTTCCACCGAATGTTAGTAGTGTTGAGTTTATCGGTGATCTGATAAATGCAGTTCCAACATCAGCTAATGTCAAGTATTATGCCAAGATAGTAGCAGATAAATCTACTCTCAGAAAACTTATACATGTAAGTGAAGAGACAATCAATGCCTGCTACAATGACGCAGATGATATGGAAGGCGTTTTGAATGACGCTGAGAAGAAGGTATTCCAGATAACGCAGAAGCGTAATACGGGTGACTTTGTATCAATTGATCAGGTCGTTATGAATGCCCTTAACAGAATTGAGATTGCAAGTAAGATGAAAGGCAATGTTACAGGCCATTCAACAGGATTTACAGATCTGGATTATAATACAGCCGGATTCCAGCCTTCGGACCTTATTCTGATCGCGGCAAGACCTGCTATGGGTAAGACGGCATTCGTACTGAACATAGCTGAACATATGGCTTTCCATGATAATAAATGCGTAGCAATGTTCTCACTGGAAATGTCCAAGGAGCAGTTTGTTAACCGTCTCCTTTCTATGGAATCACATGTTGATTCTCAGCACATCAGAACAGGTAATATGTCGGATATGGACTGGGAGAAACTCATTGAGAGTGCTGATGTTGTAGGCTCGTCCAAGCTTATAATCGATGATACTCCGAGTATTTCTATCCAGGAGCTCAGATCCAAGTGCCGTAAATATAAGATGGAGTTTGATCTTCAGGTTATTATGATCGACTATTTACAGCTTATGTCAGGCGGTACGGGAAGAGCGTCGGAATCAAGACAGCAGGAGATTTCTGAGATTTCAAGATCATTAAAGGCTCTTGCCAGAGAGCTCAATGTCCCTGTCATAGCGCTTTCTCAGCTGTCACGAGCAGTTGAACAGAGACCTGATCACAGACCTATGTTGTCTGACCTTCGAGAATCCGGAGCTATCGAGCAGGACGCAGATATGGTTATGTTCCTGTATAGAGATGATTATTATAATAAGGATACTGAGAAAAAGGGAATTGCGGAAGTTATTATAGCCAAGCAAAGACATGGCCCTATCGGAACGGTAGAGCTCATCTGGCTTCCACAGTATACTAAATTTGCTAATCTTGAGAAGGGTCACTAA
- a CDS encoding DUF362 domain-containing protein, producing MAYVISDGCISCGSCAAQCPVSAISQGDTQYVIDANTCIDCGSCAAQCPVSAISQG from the coding sequence ATGGCATACGTTATTAGTGATGGTTGCATCAGCTGCGGTTCATGCGCTGCTCAGTGCCCTGTATCAGCAATTTCTCAGGGAGATACACAGTACGTTATCGATGCAAATACATGTATCGACTGCGGTTCATGTGCAGCTCAGTGCCCTGTATCAGCAATCTCTCAGGGTTGA
- the nifJ gene encoding pyruvate:ferredoxin (flavodoxin) oxidoreductase, producing MARNMKTMDGNEAAAYASYAFTEVAAMYPITPSSVMPEHVDEWATAGKKNIFGRTVQITEMQSEAGAAGAVHGSLVVGALTSTYTASQGLLLMIPDIYKVAGERLPGVFNVSARCVASHALNIFGDHSDVYACRQTGAAMLCDSSVQEVMDLTPVAYCAAIEGRIPFINFFDGFRTSHEIQKIEVWDYKDLDEMVNHDAIDAFKASALNPNHPCQMGSAQNPDIFFQTREACNTGYNELPEIVQKYMDKVNAKIGTDYKLFNYYGDPNAEVVIVAMGSVNDTIEETIDYLEKQGKKVGVVKVRLYRPFSAKALVDAIPASVKRIEVLDRTKEPGSYREPLALDVIAALKGTKFESVPVFCGRYGLGSKDTTPAQIVAVFENDKKEEFTIGIEDDVTNLSLDAGAPLVTTPEGTTNCKFWGLGADGTVGANKNSIKIIGDNTDMYAQAYFDYDSKKSGGVTMSHLRFGKKPIKSTYLIKKADFVACHNPSYIRKFNMVQELVDGGSFLLNCPWTVDQLEAEIPGQVKKFMYDHKINFYIMNGSKIGVEVGMGPTRINTILQSAFFNITKIIPEEDAIKFMKDAAQKTYGRKGEDVVKKNWAAIDAGADPKNLIKVEIPESWKDAQDEGLDFKKAEGSRKDVVDFVNNIQTKVNAQEGNTLKVSDVLPYVAGDTPSGSAAFEKRGIAVNVPAWDATTCIGCGFCSLVCPHAAIRTIAMTDDEIAKAPEGLQTKPLVGMDGYKYSVVISALDCTGCGSCANVCPGNNKGETLKMGAIAANKDEQKYFDYAVTLPIKEDVVAKFGEGSIKGSQFKQPLLEFSGACAGCGETPYVKLVTQLFGDRMYVANATGCTSIWGNSSPSTPYTVNAKGQGPAWDNSLFEDNAEFGMGMVLAQNALRDAIKEQVEAVVAAGGAAKDAAQKWLDTFSNGAENSAATDALIEALKGDNSDAAKYIIKNKDFAAKKSQWIFGGDGWAFDIGFGGLDHVLASGKDVNVLVVNTEVYSNTGGQSSKATPTGAVAQFAAGGKEIKQKDLASIAMSYGYVYVAQIAMGANMQQTINAIKEAEAYPGPSLIIAYAPCINQGLKAGMNKVMDEEKKAVATGYWDMFRFNPQAENKFTLDSKPATEDFQSFLDGEVRYLSLKLKNPERAAKLNAAAAEHAKEHRAYLEKLVSLYGKN from the coding sequence ATGGCAAGAAACATGAAAACCATGGACGGTAACGAAGCAGCTGCATATGCATCATATGCTTTTACTGAAGTTGCTGCTATGTACCCAATCACACCATCATCTGTTATGCCTGAGCATGTAGATGAATGGGCAACAGCCGGAAAGAAGAATATTTTCGGTCGTACAGTACAGATTACAGAAATGCAGTCTGAGGCTGGTGCAGCTGGTGCTGTACACGGATCACTGGTAGTAGGTGCACTTACATCTACATACACAGCTTCACAGGGACTTCTTCTTATGATCCCTGATATTTACAAGGTAGCCGGTGAGAGACTTCCTGGAGTATTCAACGTATCTGCTCGTTGTGTAGCTTCTCACGCACTCAACATCTTTGGTGATCACTCAGACGTATACGCTTGCCGTCAGACAGGTGCTGCTATGCTTTGTGATTCCAGCGTACAGGAAGTAATGGACCTTACTCCTGTAGCATATTGCGCAGCTATTGAAGGTAGAATTCCTTTCATCAACTTCTTCGACGGATTCCGTACATCACACGAAATTCAGAAGATCGAGGTTTGGGACTACAAGGATCTTGATGAGATGGTTAACCATGATGCTATTGATGCATTCAAGGCTAGCGCTCTTAATCCTAACCATCCATGTCAGATGGGCTCAGCTCAGAACCCTGACATCTTCTTCCAGACAAGAGAAGCTTGTAACACAGGTTATAATGAGCTTCCTGAAATTGTTCAGAAGTACATGGACAAGGTTAATGCTAAGATTGGTACAGATTACAAGCTCTTTAACTACTATGGAGATCCTAACGCAGAAGTAGTTATCGTTGCTATGGGTTCTGTAAACGATACAATCGAAGAGACTATCGATTATCTTGAGAAGCAGGGCAAGAAGGTTGGTGTTGTTAAGGTTCGTCTTTACAGACCATTCTCAGCTAAGGCTCTTGTTGATGCTATCCCTGCATCAGTTAAGAGAATCGAAGTTCTTGATAGAACTAAGGAGCCTGGATCATATCGTGAGCCTCTTGCTCTTGATGTTATCGCAGCTCTTAAGGGAACTAAGTTTGAATCAGTTCCTGTATTCTGTGGCCGTTATGGTCTTGGTTCTAAGGATACAACACCTGCACAGATCGTTGCTGTATTCGAGAACGACAAGAAGGAAGAGTTTACAATCGGTATCGAGGATGATGTAACAAATCTTTCACTTGATGCTGGTGCTCCACTTGTTACAACTCCAGAGGGAACAACAAACTGTAAGTTCTGGGGTCTTGGTGCTGACGGTACTGTTGGTGCTAACAAGAACTCTATCAAGATCATTGGTGATAACACAGACATGTATGCACAGGCATACTTTGATTATGACTCCAAGAAGTCTGGTGGTGTTACAATGTCTCACCTTAGATTTGGTAAGAAGCCTATTAAGTCAACTTACCTTATCAAGAAGGCTGACTTCGTAGCTTGCCACAATCCATCATATATCCGTAAGTTCAACATGGTTCAGGAACTTGTTGATGGTGGTTCATTCCTTCTTAACTGCCCTTGGACAGTAGATCAGCTTGAGGCTGAGATTCCTGGTCAGGTTAAGAAGTTCATGTATGATCACAAGATCAACTTCTATATCATGAACGGTTCTAAGATCGGTGTTGAAGTTGGAATGGGACCTACAAGAATTAACACAATTCTTCAGTCTGCATTCTTCAACATCACAAAGATCATTCCTGAAGAAGATGCTATTAAGTTCATGAAGGACGCTGCTCAGAAGACATATGGCCGTAAGGGTGAAGATGTTGTTAAGAAGAACTGGGCTGCTATCGATGCCGGTGCAGATCCTAAGAACCTTATCAAGGTTGAGATTCCTGAGTCATGGAAGGATGCACAGGATGAAGGTCTTGACTTCAAGAAGGCTGAAGGCAGCAGAAAGGACGTTGTTGACTTCGTTAACAATATCCAGACTAAGGTTAACGCTCAGGAAGGTAACACTCTTAAGGTTTCAGATGTACTTCCTTACGTTGCTGGTGATACACCTTCAGGATCAGCTGCATTCGAGAAGAGAGGTATTGCAGTTAACGTTCCTGCTTGGGACGCTACAACATGTATTGGATGTGGATTCTGTTCACTTGTATGTCCACACGCTGCAATCCGTACAATCGCTATGACAGATGATGAGATTGCTAAGGCTCCAGAGGGACTTCAGACTAAGCCTCTTGTTGGAATGGATGGATATAAGTATTCAGTTGTTATTTCTGCTCTTGACTGTACAGGTTGCGGTTCTTGCGCAAATGTATGTCCTGGTAACAATAAGGGCGAGACACTTAAGATGGGTGCTATCGCAGCTAACAAGGACGAGCAGAAGTACTTCGATTATGCTGTAACACTTCCTATTAAGGAAGACGTTGTTGCTAAGTTTGGCGAAGGCTCAATTAAGGGCTCACAGTTCAAGCAGCCACTCCTTGAGTTCTCAGGCGCTTGCGCAGGTTGTGGTGAGACTCCTTATGTTAAGCTTGTTACTCAGCTCTTTGGTGACAGAATGTACGTTGCAAACGCTACAGGATGTACATCAATCTGGGGTAACTCTTCACCTTCAACACCATACACAGTAAATGCTAAGGGCCAGGGTCCTGCATGGGATAACTCATTGTTCGAGGATAACGCTGAGTTTGGTATGGGTATGGTACTTGCTCAGAACGCACTTCGTGATGCTATCAAGGAGCAGGTTGAGGCTGTTGTAGCTGCTGGCGGCGCTGCTAAGGATGCTGCTCAGAAGTGGCTTGATACATTCTCAAATGGCGCTGAGAACTCAGCTGCTACAGATGCTCTTATCGAGGCTCTTAAGGGTGACAACTCAGATGCAGCTAAGTACATCATCAAGAACAAAGACTTCGCAGCTAAGAAGTCACAGTGGATCTTCGGTGGTGACGGTTGGGCATTCGATATCGGATTTGGTGGTCTTGATCACGTACTTGCTTCCGGTAAGGATGTTAACGTTCTCGTTGTAAACACTGAGGTTTACTCAAATACAGGCGGACAGTCATCTAAGGCTACTCCTACAGGTGCTGTTGCACAGTTCGCTGCAGGTGGTAAAGAGATCAAGCAGAAGGATCTTGCTTCTATCGCAATGAGCTATGGCTACGTATATGTTGCCCAGATCGCTATGGGCGCTAATATGCAGCAGACAATCAATGCAATTAAAGAGGCTGAGGCTTATCCAGGACCTTCACTTATCATCGCATATGCTCCTTGTATCAACCAGGGTCTTAAGGCCGGCATGAACAAGGTTATGGATGAGGAGAAGAAGGCTGTAGCTACAGGATATTGGGATATGTTCAGATTCAATCCTCAGGCAGAGAACAAGTTCACTCTTGATTCTAAACCAGCTACAGAAGACTTCCAGAGCTTCCTTGATGGTGAGGTTAGATACCTTTCACTTAAGCTCAAGAATCCTGAGAGAGCTGCTAAGCTCAACGCTGCTGCTGCTGAGCATGCTAAGGAGCACAGAGCTTACCTTGAGAAACTCGTTTCTCTTTATGGCAAGAACTAA
- a CDS encoding adaptor protein MecA — protein MKIEKVNDHQIRCTLTKDDLAKRDLKITELAYGTEKAKELFQDMMQQANLQYGFDAEDTPLMIEAIPINSECIVLIITKVEDPEELDTRFSNFAPSVHEEDEEDEYDYDDEDEEYEEDEEEDVMGLFRRLQHSNLSDSLDSSMSSPFSDSKKLKEKTTNPRKKGQPSRKGSRIFSFDSLHEVTRFAAIVSRKFNGINTLYKNETNGKFYLILHQGELEDNVFANICSLLTEYGKTEIGSTAEEQYLAEHYTTLVRDNAVQALSKI, from the coding sequence ATGAAAATTGAAAAAGTCAATGATCATCAGATTCGATGCACACTTACCAAAGATGACCTTGCGAAGCGCGACCTTAAGATTACAGAGCTTGCATATGGAACCGAGAAAGCCAAAGAGCTATTTCAGGACATGATGCAGCAAGCAAATTTACAATATGGTTTTGACGCTGAGGACACTCCTCTTATGATCGAAGCTATCCCCATCAACTCAGAATGTATTGTTCTTATTATTACCAAGGTAGAGGATCCCGAAGAGTTGGACACACGTTTTTCCAATTTTGCTCCATCCGTACACGAGGAAGATGAAGAGGACGAATACGATTACGACGATGAGGACGAAGAATATGAGGAGGATGAGGAAGAAGATGTAATGGGTCTTTTCCGAAGACTGCAACACAGCAATCTTAGTGATTCATTAGATTCCTCAATGAGCAGTCCTTTCTCAGATTCCAAGAAGCTTAAGGAAAAAACTACTAACCCTCGCAAGAAGGGACAACCTAGCAGAAAAGGTTCCAGAATCTTTTCATTTGACTCTCTTCACGAGGTTACTAGATTCGCTGCAATTGTTAGCAGGAAATTCAATGGTATCAACACATTGTACAAGAATGAAACAAATGGCAAGTTCTATCTGATACTTCATCAGGGCGAGCTTGAAGATAATGTATTTGCTAATATCTGTTCTCTTCTCACCGAATATGGTAAGACCGAGATTGGTTCAACTGCAGAGGAACAGTATCTTGCAGAGCATTATACAACACTTGTCAGAGATAACGCTGTACAGGCACTTTCCAAAATTTGA
- a CDS encoding glycosyl hydrolase family 18 protein — translation MKKKVIPAIIIIALILVIGGIYAAQIAYQHYSYSDERADLNNYFDISSDTDVAIILGNERIEERARLLDGHYYMDFASVQKYLNDRFYYGEADNSLFYTTASKVIIAEVGSTTWTDSTGTSEDVGYVIARTEGEELYVALDYVKKYTNFFYEGFTEPNHMQLTTSWDDEKIASINKDTQLRLRGGVKSEILIDLAKGDTVTVLEELENWTKVKSSDSYIGYVENKRLSDITTKSPIPVTDYVEEEYTSLNRGHKINLGFHNIGGVAGNDTFSSVVAGAKSLNVISPTWFKLNSNDGDVTSIASASYVRAAHDKGLEVWALFDNFTGTGDFSTTEFLSRYKSRQNAIDQLMALATEMGVDGINLDFETIDYEDGQSYVEFVRELSIACRANGLVYSIDDYVPMHFNDHYNLREQGIVADYVIIMGYDEHYAGSAEAGSVASLSYVENGLINTTAKVDPSKVINAVPFYTRIWHTSGGALSSEAVSMQTAKDYISNHSIELTWDVEAGQNYGEFTSSEGTFNQIWMEDATSIGQKIDSMRAQNIAGIAEWSLGMETPDVWDVIAGYIEE, via the coding sequence ATGAAAAAGAAAGTAATTCCAGCGATTATTATAATCGCTCTTATTTTAGTTATTGGCGGAATATATGCCGCGCAAATAGCTTATCAGCATTATTCATACAGTGATGAAAGGGCTGATCTTAACAACTACTTTGATATCAGTAGTGATACAGATGTTGCTATTATCCTTGGAAATGAGAGGATAGAAGAGAGAGCAAGACTTTTGGACGGCCATTATTATATGGATTTTGCATCAGTACAGAAGTATCTTAACGATAGATTCTACTATGGAGAGGCAGATAATTCTCTCTTTTACACAACTGCAAGTAAGGTGATCATAGCAGAGGTTGGTTCCACAACATGGACAGATTCAACAGGTACGTCTGAGGATGTGGGTTACGTGATTGCCAGAACAGAAGGCGAAGAACTCTATGTTGCTCTTGATTATGTAAAGAAATATACAAATTTCTTTTACGAGGGATTTACAGAGCCTAATCATATGCAGCTCACTACAAGTTGGGATGATGAGAAGATTGCTTCTATTAATAAAGATACACAGCTTCGACTTCGTGGTGGTGTTAAGAGTGAAATCCTTATTGATCTTGCCAAGGGAGATACTGTTACAGTTCTGGAAGAGCTTGAGAACTGGACAAAAGTTAAGAGCTCAGATTCTTATATTGGATATGTAGAGAATAAGAGACTTTCTGACATTACAACTAAGAGCCCGATTCCTGTAACTGATTATGTAGAAGAAGAGTATACATCACTTAACAGAGGGCATAAGATCAACCTGGGCTTCCATAATATTGGTGGTGTTGCGGGTAACGATACATTTTCATCGGTTGTTGCCGGAGCAAAGAGCCTTAATGTAATCTCTCCAACATGGTTCAAACTTAATTCCAATGATGGAGATGTGACAAGCATAGCGTCAGCTTCTTATGTTAGAGCAGCTCATGACAAGGGTCTTGAAGTGTGGGCTTTGTTCGATAACTTTACAGGAACAGGAGATTTTTCCACAACAGAGTTTCTTTCTCGTTACAAGAGCAGACAGAACGCTATTGATCAGCTTATGGCTCTTGCTACTGAAATGGGTGTTGATGGGATCAATCTGGATTTTGAGACTATCGATTATGAAGATGGACAGTCTTACGTGGAATTTGTAAGAGAATTATCTATTGCCTGCAGAGCAAATGGGCTTGTTTACTCAATAGATGACTATGTGCCTATGCATTTTAATGACCACTACAACCTTAGAGAACAGGGAATTGTAGCAGATTATGTGATCATCATGGGATATGATGAGCATTACGCCGGATCTGCTGAGGCCGGATCTGTAGCTTCTCTTAGTTATGTAGAAAATGGTCTAATTAATACGACAGCCAAGGTTGATCCATCCAAAGTTATTAATGCTGTTCCATTTTATACCAGAATATGGCATACTTCTGGAGGCGCTCTTTCAAGTGAAGCAGTGTCAATGCAGACTGCCAAGGATTATATTTCTAATCATAGTATTGAGCTGACCTGGGATGTAGAAGCCGGGCAGAACTATGGAGAATTTACATCTTCAGAAGGAACCTTCAATCAGATTTGGATGGAGGATGCTACTTCCATCGGCCAGAAGATTGATTCTATGAGAGCTCAGAATATTGCCGGAATTGCAGAATGGTCACTTGGCATGGAAACACCAGATGTTTGGGACGTTATTGCAGGTTATATCGAGGAATAA